CGGAACGGGCCCGATCGACCAGACACTCATCGCTGACGGCACGAACATGTACCTGTTCTTCGCCGGTGACAACGGCAAGATCTACCGGGCCAGCATGCCGATCGGGAACTTCCCGGGCAGCTTCGGCACGACCTCGACCGTGGTCATGAGCGATACGACGAACAACCTGTTCGAAGCCCCGCAGGTCTACAAGCTGCAGGGCCAGAACCGCTACCTCATGCTCGTCGAGGCGATCGGCTCGCAGGGCCGCTACTTCCGCTCGTTCACGGCCACCAGTCTGAACGGCACATGGACGCCCCAGGCCGGGTCCGAGAGCAATCCCTTCGCCGGCAAGGCCAACAGCGGCGCCACCTGGACCAACGACATCAGCCACGGCGAACTGATCCGCACCAGCCCCGATCAGACCATGACCGTCGATCCCTGCCATCTGCAGTTGCTCTACCAGGGGCGCAGCCCCAACTCCGGAGGCGACTACGGTCTCCTGCCCTACCGTCCGGGTCTGCTGACGCTGCAGCGCTGACGGCGTGACACGGGACCGGCTCCGGAATGGAGCCGCCACGGCGGGCTCGGCGCACAGCCGAGCCCGCCCGGGTCACGCGACAACGTCAGCGCTGATACCGCGACAGCCGCGCGATGCGGTTCCCCGAGGCCCGCACGGTCGATTCTCGAATTATGGCCAGTGGCGCAGCAGGAGCGCCGGGGCGTGGCGGGCGAGCCAGGCACTGGCCAGGCCGATGGCGGCTCCGGCGGCCACGTCGCTGGGGTAGTGGGCGCCCGACTGCACCCGTTCAAGGGCCACCATGGCGGTCGGCACCGCGCACAGCGCGCCCACGGCCGGCCAGATGGGGGCGGCAGCGGCGGTGAAGGCGACCGCGGCCGCGGTATGGCCGGAGGGGAAGGAGGAAGAGTCGGGACGGTCGGCGACCTCATCGTGCGGGATCCACTCCGCCGGCGGCCTGGGGCGGTCGGCGAGCTGCTTGCACAATCCGTTCGACACGAGCTGCGCCACCACCAGGGCCCCCAGCCCGGCCGCCGCGGCCTTACGTCCCCGCCACCCACCCAGCCAGGCCATGGCGACGGCGGCCCCGCACCACAGCTTCGTGCTCTCCGCGGACTCCTCCACCGCCGAGAGCACCTTGGCCACACCCGGCGGGATGCGCGAAGCCGCCCGTTGTGTCAGGACCCGGTCAGCCTCACTCACGCTTGTCAGCAACCTCATGCACTGCGGATATCCCCAAGCGGTGCCCGGTAAGCAGCCCAACGGGCACAATCGGTCGATCATCCGCCGGGCGATGGTCATGATTCGTCGGGTCGGCACAGTCCATCCTCGGACCCCTTTCTGGGTGTCGCGCGGCTCGGTGAGTGTGGGGCTCCTTGTGCGGCGACCGGACCGAAGTTTCGCAAGGCCCTGCGCCGGGAGGCGGTAGCGCCCTCGGCTGAGTGGTACCCGCCTGCCAGGGGCAGGACTTCAGGAGCGCGCGAGAGGAACGAGAGGAACCGAGGCATTCATCAGTGGGTCGGCATGGCGGGGATTTGGTGTGGCGGTGAACGAGAGCAGCGGCGTGGACCGGGCTCGGCAGTGGCTGGCGGTCTACCTCAATGACCATTTGGCCGGTGCCACAGCCGGAGTGGAGCTCGCCAAGCGGGTGGCCCGGGTCCATCAACACTCCGAGCACGGCCCCGGGCTCGGGAGCCTCGCCAACGACGTAGAGCTGGACCGGCAGTCGCTGCTGCGCTTCATGGAGCTGCTAGACGTTCCCGTCCGCCGCTACAAGGCTTACGAGGGCTGGGCGGCCGAGAAGGCGGGGCGGCTCAAGCTCAACGGCCGGCTGTTGCGGAGCGCCGCACTCAGCACTGCCATCGAGTTGGAGGGGCTGTTGCTCGTCGTGGACGGGAAGACGCTGCTCTGGCAGACGCTCGGCGCCGTCGCCACCCGGGACACACGCCTGGACCCCAAGCGGCTCGAGGAACTGCACAGCCGTGCGGTCCAGCAGCGCGAGACCCTGCGCGCTCTGCACATGGTGGCCGCCCAACGCCTCGCTTCACCTCAATTCGCCTCCGAAGGCGCTCCGTTGAGCGAGAGGATTCTCTTGCGTCCCGGCCGTCACTCCGAGGGCATACCGTTTCATCCGGCCGGCGAGGGGCACTCGGCGGCACATGGATGTGTTGCCGCTTGACCAGAAGTGGATGAGCAAGGCTGCCTGCGCGGACACAGATCCCGAACTCTTCTTCCCGGTAGGGCAGGCTGGGCCGGCGCTGGCGGACCAGGCAGCCGCCCGCGAGATCTGTGCTCGGTGCCCCGTCACGTATGAGTGCCGCGAGTACGCGATGGAGGCGGGGGAAGCCGCAGGGGTCTGGGGCGGGCTGACCGAAGAGGAACGGGCGCGCAAACGCCGCCCGTCCAAACGCCGCCCCGCCAAGCAACGGGCCAACCGGTAATGAGGACGCGCGTGACGGCATGGCCTGCCGCACCGCGCCCCGGCAGACCTGGCCGACGGCGGGCACGCCGCGGCCCGTGAGGTCCTTCCGGGCCGCCCGGTATGAGGACGGGCCTTTTGCCGGCCGGGCGCCAGGGGGGACATGAGCACGAAGGTGTGAGAACGCCGTCGGCCGGATGGCGACCACCGGCTCTGCCGAGTTCGGGGATGGTGTTGCCCGTCCGCCATGCCTCGACAGCGGACACCACAGGGTCTGGGCAGCGCAAGCCCGCAAGAAACGCGGGGACGCTGCAAGGCTGCGGGTGCCAGCCAGGCTCCCGGGACAGTCAGGCGAACAGCCCAAGACACAGGGATTGATCTCTCCGCGTGAAAGCTGTCTGAGTATCCGTATCGGGGGAAGCCGGAAGGCATGGCTGTTCTCAGGAAATGCGCACGTCCCTTGCTCGCTTCCGTCTTCCTTTCGGGAGGTCTCAGTACCCTCCGGGACCCCAAGCGCGTGGCCTCCGCCGCGGAGCCGGTCGCAGTCCCGCTGGGTTCCCGGATACCGCGGCTCACGGAGGACCCCGAACGCCTGGTCCGTATCAACGGTGCGGTGCAGGTCGGTGCCGGCATGATGCTGGCCACCGGGCGGCTTCCGCGCGCCGCCGCGCTCGCGCTGGCCGGTTCCCTGGTGCCGACGACCCTGGCCGGGCACGCCTGGTGGAAGGAGGAGGACCCGGAACGGCGAGCCGCCCAGCGCACCCAGTTCATCAAGAACCTCTCGCTGCTCGGCGGCCTGCTGCTCGCGGCGGCCGACACGCACGGCAAACCCTCCGTGGCCTACCGCAGCCGCGCGGCCGCGAAGTCCGGCGCGTCCCGCGGCCGTACCGCAGCCAAGTCCGGTCGCCATGCCGCGCGCCACACCGGGCGCGCGGCCACGGGCGCGCTGAGCGGTGCGGTCAAATCCCTCCGGTAGTGGCAATCAAGGCCGAGCCGGCCCCTACACCCTTCGGCGCGGCTTCCAGCCCTGCTTCGGGACTGACTCGATCAGGCGCCGCGTGTAGGGGTGCTGTGGGTCGTCGCTGATGTGCCGGACGGCCCCGAGGCCGTGCGTGATGACCAGCAGCACGGTCCCGGTGGTCGCCCGCACATCGGTCCCGGTGGTCGCCCGCACATCGGCGAGCAGGGCGGGGACCTGTGCCTGGATCGATACGTCCAGCACCGCGATCGCCTCGTCGAGGATCAGCACCTGCGGTTGGCCTGCCAGCGCGCGGGCGATGGCGACGCGCTGCCGCTGGCCGCCCGACAGCGCTTTCGGCAGAGCCCGTACCTACGGCCTCCAGGCCGACGATGTCGACCAACTCCACCACTGGGCAGCGGAGTTCGTCTTGGGCATGGATCGGTGAAGCTGGACCGCCTCGACGACAGCCTCGCGCGCACGCCGGCGACGGTCGAGTGCGGGCCCTGGAAGATCATCAGCAGGTGGCGGAACGCGGCGCTCTGGGCGCGGGTGGCCTCGGGCAGGTGTCATCCTGCACCGAGACCACACCGCCCGGCGCGTGACGACACGGTGTCTTCACCGAGGAGGGGCCAAGGGCCGACAGGCCCTCCACACGGTCACTTCCGCTTGCACAAGGCGTCGTCGAGGAGCTCGTCGGCGCGGACGTCACGGTCGTCCGTGTTGAGGTTGGTGGAGCGCATCATGACGACGCCCCGCTCCCCCTTGCCGACGAAGCCGTTGGCGTTGAGGTGGCCGAGGGTGGTCCCGCCATGCCCCCAGTACCCGCCTCCGCAGCTCAGCGGCCGCCAGAAGATGCCGAGGCCCATCCTCTCCTGCGTATCGAGGCCCTCCCTCGGCGCAGGCACCGTCGTCTTCATCTCCTTCAGCTGCTTCGGCTTGAGCAGTTCGCCGCCGAGCAGCCCCCGCCAGAAGCGCGTGAGGTCCTTGGATGTGGTGACGAGGTCACCTGCCGAGTCGCCCCAGCTCATGTTGACCTCGGTGCTTTCGACCAGCGGACCCCCGGGCTTGAACTGCTGGTAGCTGTTGGCGTGGGGCCACGGCAGGCCGAAGTCGGCGCGTTCGCGCGCGGAGTAGGTGTGCTTGAGGCCGAGGGGCTTGATGATCAGGGTGCGGACCTCCTCGCTCCAGTTCCGGCCCGTCACCTTCTCGATGATCATCCCGGCGAGTACGTAGTTGGTGTTGGAGTAGTTCCAGCCCTTGCCGGGCTCGAACGTGGGCTTGTCCCGCATGGCGAACCGGACCAGGTCGCGCGGCTTGAAGGCATCGAAGCGGTGCTTCTGGAATTCACCCTCGTCGAAGATGCCCGGCAGGTGAGGGACGTAGTCGGGCAGGCCGCTGGTGTGCTGGAGCAACTGCCGCACGGTGATGCGCTTCCCGTCATTGCCCTGCCCCTCGACCACCCCGGGCAGCCAGTCGTCGACCATGTCGTCGAGCCGGACGCGGCCCTCGGCCTCCAGCTGCAGCATGACCGTGGCGACGAAGGTCTTGGTGTTGCTGCCCATCCGGAAGTAGCCGTCGTGCGGAACCTTCCGGCCGGTGCCGCGTTCGGCGGTGCCACTGCGCACGGAGATACGGCTCTTGCCGTCCACCAAGGCGGCCTGGGCGCCGACCACTCCGTCCTTCTGGACGATGTCGTCCAGATCCCGCTGCAGGGCCGCCCGCCCCGCACCCGTCGACCGCCCGTCCTGCTGGGCCCAGGCCGTGGAGAGCGGCATCGCCAGGGTCACCGTGACGGTGGCCGCGGCCACCGCACCCAGAGCGACTCTGCGGCACGTAGGGGCGAAGTTTCGTATGTAGGCCATGGTGGCTGTCTCATCTCGCTCGTCGAACGCCCGACGGGGCACAACTGACCTATGTGTCACGGGTGTTGCGGCATCGGACGGGTGGGCCGCGCCGTGCGGCCTTCCAAGATCATTGCCTCATGGAAGGGCACTGCGCGGCCATGGCGGAGCCCCCCGACCAGGAGGTATGGACAACCCCACCCCCATGGGGGTGGGGTCAGGGGTGGGGCGGCACGTCAGCGACGGGCTTCTTGCCCTCGTCGGCGTCGGCGTCGGCGTCGGCGTCGGCGTCGGCGTCGGCGTCGGCGTCGGCGTCGGCGATGAACTCGCGGAGACCGTGGACGCCTTGGGTCAGCTGGATGACGCACCACTCCACCGGCCCAGAGCGCGTGTGCAGGCCGTCCTGCTCACCCCCGAGCAGTGCATGCTGCTCTACACCGAAGGTCTCACCGAGGCCCGGGACGCGCACGGCACCCCGCTGGCCCTCGACCGCCGGGTCCGGGCCGCGCTGAGCGCCCTCACCCTCGACGAGGCCCTTGCGAACCTGGTCGACCTCGTCGACCACCACTCGGCCGCCCACGGCGGCGACGGCCACGACCTCACCCTGCTGTTCGTCCAGCCCACCGCCGGCCTGCTGATGGGACCGGTGCTCCCCGTACCGAAGAACGACGACGTACCGAGCGCGCCACAGGGCAACCTCGGTCGGTCGTGATCGGGCGGCGACGCTTCCGGTCACTTTCGTGCCGACCGTCCCGCGGCCCGAGCACAGCCGCCATACTGCCGCCCCACGGCGGGAGAGCAAGGAAAGGAAGGGTGCGACCATGCGTCGGCAAGGAGCGGGGAACCTCACCTCGGAGACACGTGAGTTGTACGGCCGACAGCAGGAACTGGCGCAGATCCGGCGGCTGTTCGACAACGGCGCCCGGCTCGTGACGCTGGCCGGGGTCGGCGGGGTGGGCAAGACCCGGCTCGCACTGCGGGCCGCGCATGAGGTGCAGCCGTCCTTCCGGGACGGTGTGTGGTGGGTGGAGCTCTCGTCGCTGCGCCGAGGCGCGCTGCTCGCACACGCCGTCTCCGAGGTCCTTGCGCTGGTGGATCAGACGACGCGGCCCATGATCGATGTGCTGGCCGACTACCTGGCGGGGCGCGAGGTGCTGCTTGTCCTGGACACCTGCGAGCACCTGGTCCACGAGTGCGCACTGGCCGCCGAGGTCCTGCTGCGGGCCGCGCCGGGACTGCGGATCCTGGTCACCAGCCGCCGCCCCCTGGGCATCCACGTGGAGCGGCCGCTGACCGTCGCCCCACTGCCCGTACCCGAAGGCGAAGGCGCGGCATTCGGTGGTGCGGACGCGATGGCCCTGCTGGCCGACCGGGCCGCCGAGGCGGTGCCCGGCTTCGCGGTCACCGACGCCAACCGGCCCGATCTCGTACGCCTGTGCCGCTCCCTGGACGGCCTCCCGCTCGCCATCGAACTGGCTGCGGCCCGCCTGCGAGACCTGTCCGTGGCCGAGCTGACCGAGAAGCTGGACGACCGCTTCGCCGTCCTGGGTACCACCGACGAGGTGGTGGGCGACACCGAGCCGCCCTGGCACCAGGCACTGCGCACCGCGATCGGCTGGAGCCACGAACTGTGCACCCCGGCCGAACGGCTGCTCTGGGCCCGCCTTTCCGTCCTCGTCGGCGGCTTCGACGCCGAGGCCGCCCGGGCGGTCTGCGCCGACGCGCGCCTTCCCGAGCGGGCGATCCCGGGGCTGCTCGCCTCCCTGACGGACAAGTCGGTCGTGATGTGGGAGCCGACCGGCGGTGGCGAGCGCTACCGGATGCTCGACACCATCCGCGAGTTCGGCGCCGCCTGGCTGCGCGGTCTCGGTGAGGAGTCCACGCTGCGCCACCGGCACCGGGACTACTTCCGGGCGCTGGCCCAGGCCGCGGATGCCGCCTGGATGGGGCCGGACCAGATCGCCTGGCACGACCGGACGACCGCCGAACACGCCAATCTCCGCGCCGCCCTTGACTTCTGCCTCGCCGAGCAGGACGGGCCCAGTGGGCTGCAGATGGCCGGGGCACTGTGGTTCTTCTGGTACGCCTGCGGCTTCGCCCAGGAGGGTGAGTATTACCTCGACCGGGCCCTGGACCTGGATCCGGCCTCCGGACCGGACCGCGCCAAGGCCCTGTGGGCCCGCGGTATGGTCGGCCAGACCGTGGGTGACATGGAGACCGGCCTCCGCCTCGTCGACACCTTCCGGGAGGTCACGGCCGACGAGGCCGATGAGACCGTCCCGGCCGCTGCTGCCATTCTCGAGGGCGCCTGTCTCGCGTTGAGCGGTCGGCAGACGCGGGCGGCCGAGGCGCTCGACACGGCGCCGTGCACCCCGCCGCCCCCCGGGCGCTACGACGCGGCGTGGTCCCTCGTCCAGGTCGCCCGGTCCTTCGTCCACATCCAGCTCGGGGAGGTCGCCGAGGCCGCGGTCGTCGCGGACCGTCTCTGCGTCGTATGCGACGACCACGGCGAGACGCATGCCCGCGCCTGGGGCGACCTCCTCCGCGCCCTCGCCGCGCTGGCCCTGGGACGGGCGGCAGAGGCCGAAGCCCATGCCCGCGACGCCCTGGACGGCAAACGCCGCGTCCGCGACAGCCTCGGCATCGCCATGGCCCTCGACGCACTCGCCTCCGCGGTGCTCTCGTCCGGGCACGCCGAGCGAGCCGCCCAGCTCCTCGGCACCGCCGACCGGGTATGGCAGACCCTCGGTTCCCCCCAGATGGGGGCACCCGAACTCGTCGCCGCCCGCCAGGCGTGCGAGGCGCAGGCCCGTCAGGCCATCGGCGACGACACCTATGAGACCACCTTCCGTGCCGGCTACGACAGCGACCCCGACGTCGGCATCAACCATGCCCTCCACACGCCCGGGACCGCCCCACCGGACCTTGAGATCGACTGACCACAGCGCCATGGAGTCTGGTGGCAGACGACTTCAACTCAGTTACGCGAGAGTGGTGTTGGTGTCGAAGCCGGAACAGAGGTATGCCGCTGGCCAGGCAAACCGCTTTCTCCCGGTTGACGGCCAAGGAGCTCGTAGCCCTTGGACAGTCTTCGGTACCGCACCAGCCGGGCGAACCTCCGCCCGATCACCCGACGACCACCCAACGACGCGGACCCACCGCAAGTCCCGCACTCCCGGGTGGGCGTCCAGGCGAGGGCCGGGCAGTGCCCTAATCGTGTTGACCGCCCCCGGCAGGCAGTGCTGGAGTCGGCACGTGGACAGCATCCCCGCCAACCGGCGGCTCTGGAACCAGATCAGCGACGCCTACCAGCACAAGCACGACCCGCAAATCGGCGCCGCACCCCGGCTGTGGGGCATGTACTCCATCCCCGACGCGCACCTGCATGCGCTGGGCGACGTCACCGGCAAGCGCGTCCTCGAGCTCGGCTGCGGTGCCGGCCAGTGGTCCAGGGCGCTCGCCGCCGAGGGCGCCACCGTGGTCGGGCTCGACCTGTCCGAAGCCCAACTCGCCGCAGCAGCCCGCGCGATGGGAGCGGCCCGCTACCCGCTGGTGCAAGGCGCCGCCGAACAACTCCCCTTCGCCGCCGATAGCTTCGACCTGGTGTTCTGCGACTTCGGTGGGCTCAGCTGGGCGCCTCCGCACCTGGCCGTCCCGCAGGCCGCACGCGTCTTGAGCCGAGGCGGGCGGCTGGTGTTCAACGTCGCCAGCCCATGGTTCGAAGCTTGCTACGACGAAGCCGCCAGCCGCGTGACCACCACGCTGCAGCAGGACTACTTCGGGCTGAACACCATCGCCGAAGACGTCGGCGCGACCAGCTATCAGCTCACCTACGGCGACTGGGTCAAGGTCCTGCGCGGCGCGGGTCTCATCATCGACGACCTCATCGAGCCGCGGCCCGAGCTCGGAACACCCAACGGCTACAACGAAACCGACCCACCTGACTGGGCACATCGCTGGCCGGCGGAACTACTCTGGGTAACCCACAAACCGTGAGTTCCGCCGCGCCGAGACGTGAAGGCATCCCCTCGCCGGGCGGACTCTACGACGTTTCGTCAAAGTCTCGCTGGGCAGGTGTGCGGCCGACGCGGGTTTGCGCGATGCTCCCCGCACTGGAACACATCGCGTGCATGCGAGAATTGCTGGATGGGCCCGATTACTGACTCCGCGCCAATCACCCTGCGCCCTGCGAGCGGTGAACTACGGAGCTCCGTCGAGCAGTTGGCCCAGTTGTACCGCCACGACATCTCGGAGTTTCTCGGCCACCTCCCGGCGGCCGACGGGAGGTTCGGGTTCAGCAGCCTGCCGCTGTTCTTTGATGAGCCGGGGAGGGAAGCCCTGCTGATCCAATACGGTACGACGCCGGGCGGTTTCATCCTGACCCGTACGACGCTCGAGGGCGAGACCTCGATCTCCGCGTTCTTCGTCGTACGGGCGCTGCGCAGGCGCGGCGTCGGTCGGCAGGCCGCCCTTCATCTGCTGCGCTCCCGGCCCGGTGCCTGGGCGATCGCTTTCCAGGAGGCCAACGCAGGCGCTGCTCGATTCTGGCGTGGAATCGCCACGGCTGCCGTGGGCTCCGCCTGGCACGAGGAGACCCGCCCCGTTCCCCCTCCGACCCCTGAGAACCTGCCGGACGACCATTGGATCTTCCTGAACACGGGCGCATAGGCTTTGCCGGTACGGGTCCTGGGCCGCGCTGCACACCCGCTTCCGCCGGTGGGCCAGGGACGGCACCTTCGAGCGGATGCTTCGGGAAGGCCAGGCGCGGGCTGATGCGGCCGTGAGATCGACTGGCTGGTGTCGGTCGACTCCAACATCGTCCGAGCCCACCAGTACGCTGCCGGGGCCCGACGAGGGGGCGCAAAAACCCGGCACCCTGGCGCTCCAGAGGTGGACTGCGGCCTGCGCCTCAGCGGGAAGCCGACCTCACCCCCGAGCCGCGCATCCACATCACCGCTCAGCGAGCGGCAAGCGGCGAGTCGATCCCAGCACCCGCCGGCGTGCGTGCATCACGTCTCGTCGGGCACCCGATCGGTATGGGAATCATGAGCAACGTGGAGAACGCCCTGGAGAAGTGGACCGACCCGCTGTGGGAGCGTGTGCTGCCTGGGCAACGGGACCAGCCAGAAGTTCTGGCCGAACTTCGCCAGACATGCGACGACAATACGATCATCGTCGATCGGGAATGCATCCTGGCGCCCAACACATACACACTTGAGCTGCCGCCAGATTCTCACCGGCGACTGGCCCCATACAAGGCGCAAGTGCAACGCCAGCTCGACGCTCAGGTCTGCCGGCACGCGGCGGAACAGGGTTACACGTTTCCAGGCCCGGTTTCTGTGCACATTCATGCCGCTTCCGACGGCGCTGTCGAACAATTTCGCCTGTCCAGCGGGGTCGATCCCACCTGACAGCAGCGATCACGCCCCATAAGACCAGCGAGCAGCCTCGCACCCGGCTCACGGCGGACTCCGCGCCAGAGGGATGGCGAAGACCCGTGCTGCGTTCGTGACGCGGCGCCCAGCACATGAGCCGCGCTTGGCCAGAATGCCGAACAGGCCACATTGCACGACGAATTGAAGATCTGTTATGCACAGCCCCCTCCCCCGCCACCCCGGCCGACTGTCGACGAAACGGTGATTCGCCCGCGACTGTCCTATATGCGAGGGGGCCGGAATCCTCCGCTGTGCGAAATAATCTTTAGGCGGTAAAGGCGCTGGCCAAGGCGGTTTTTCGCGACAGTCCGCTCCCGTATACGAACTTCGCAGGCATGAGACCGCACGGTCCTGGATAGCGATCCGCTCAGACCGCGCGGCTCTCAAGGCCTGGAGCCCTGTGCCGCCTTGGGGTGCCGCGCCAGGGCAAGATTCCTCATAGCTGAAGGGTCTCCATCATCGTGCAACCGGCTCAAGAGTTCGGCGACAACCCTGTCGAAGTACG
This Streptomyces sp. NBC_01283 DNA region includes the following protein-coding sequences:
- a CDS encoding phosphatase PAP2 family protein; this encodes MRLLTSVSEADRVLTQRAASRIPPGVAKVLSAVEESAESTKLWCGAAVAMAWLGGWRGRKAAAAGLGALVVAQLVSNGLCKQLADRPRPPAEWIPHDEVADRPDSSSFPSGHTAAAVAFTAAAAPIWPAVGALCAVPTAMVALERVQSGAHYPSDVAAGAAIGLASAWLARHAPALLLRHWP
- a CDS encoding WhiB family transcriptional regulator, giving the protein MSKAACADTDPELFFPVGQAGPALADQAAAREICARCPVTYECREYAMEAGEAAGVWGGLTEEERARKRRPSKRRPAKQRANR
- a CDS encoding DoxX family protein — encoded protein: MAVLRKCARPLLASVFLSGGLSTLRDPKRVASAAEPVAVPLGSRIPRLTEDPERLVRINGAVQVGAGMMLATGRLPRAAALALAGSLVPTTLAGHAWWKEEDPERRAAQRTQFIKNLSLLGGLLLAAADTHGKPSVAYRSRAAAKSGASRGRTAAKSGRHAARHTGRAATGALSGAVKSLR
- a CDS encoding ABC transporter ATP-binding protein produces the protein MLILDEAIAVLDVSIQAQVPALLADVRATTGTDVRATTGTVLLVITHGLGAVRHISDDPQHPYTRRLIESVPKQGWKPRRRV
- a CDS encoding serine hydrolase domain-containing protein, with the translated sequence MAYIRNFAPTCRRVALGAVAAATVTVTLAMPLSTAWAQQDGRSTGAGRAALQRDLDDIVQKDGVVGAQAALVDGKSRISVRSGTAERGTGRKVPHDGYFRMGSNTKTFVATVMLQLEAEGRVRLDDMVDDWLPGVVEGQGNDGKRITVRQLLQHTSGLPDYVPHLPGIFDEGEFQKHRFDAFKPRDLVRFAMRDKPTFEPGKGWNYSNTNYVLAGMIIEKVTGRNWSEEVRTLIIKPLGLKHTYSARERADFGLPWPHANSYQQFKPGGPLVESTEVNMSWGDSAGDLVTTSKDLTRFWRGLLGGELLKPKQLKEMKTTVPAPREGLDTQERMGLGIFWRPLSCGGGYWGHGGTTLGHLNANGFVGKGERGVVMMRSTNLNTDDRDVRADELLDDALCKRK
- a CDS encoding SpoIIE family protein phosphatase — translated: MDNPTPMGVGSGVGRHVSDGLLALVGVGVGVGVGVGVGVGVGVGDELAETVDALGQLDDAPLHRPRARVQAVLLTPEQCMLLYTEGLTEARDAHGTPLALDRRVRAALSALTLDEALANLVDLVDHHSAAHGGDGHDLTLLFVQPTAGLLMGPVLPVPKNDDVPSAPQGNLGRS
- a CDS encoding NB-ARC domain-containing protein; its protein translation is MRRQGAGNLTSETRELYGRQQELAQIRRLFDNGARLVTLAGVGGVGKTRLALRAAHEVQPSFRDGVWWVELSSLRRGALLAHAVSEVLALVDQTTRPMIDVLADYLAGREVLLVLDTCEHLVHECALAAEVLLRAAPGLRILVTSRRPLGIHVERPLTVAPLPVPEGEGAAFGGADAMALLADRAAEAVPGFAVTDANRPDLVRLCRSLDGLPLAIELAAARLRDLSVAELTEKLDDRFAVLGTTDEVVGDTEPPWHQALRTAIGWSHELCTPAERLLWARLSVLVGGFDAEAARAVCADARLPERAIPGLLASLTDKSVVMWEPTGGGERYRMLDTIREFGAAWLRGLGEESTLRHRHRDYFRALAQAADAAWMGPDQIAWHDRTTAEHANLRAALDFCLAEQDGPSGLQMAGALWFFWYACGFAQEGEYYLDRALDLDPASGPDRAKALWARGMVGQTVGDMETGLRLVDTFREVTADEADETVPAAAAILEGACLALSGRQTRAAEALDTAPCTPPPPGRYDAAWSLVQVARSFVHIQLGEVAEAAVVADRLCVVCDDHGETHARAWGDLLRALAALALGRAAEAEAHARDALDGKRRVRDSLGIAMALDALASAVLSSGHAERAAQLLGTADRVWQTLGSPQMGAPELVAARQACEAQARQAIGDDTYETTFRAGYDSDPDVGINHALHTPGTAPPDLEID
- a CDS encoding class I SAM-dependent methyltransferase, whose translation is MDSIPANRRLWNQISDAYQHKHDPQIGAAPRLWGMYSIPDAHLHALGDVTGKRVLELGCGAGQWSRALAAEGATVVGLDLSEAQLAAAARAMGAARYPLVQGAAEQLPFAADSFDLVFCDFGGLSWAPPHLAVPQAARVLSRGGRLVFNVASPWFEACYDEAASRVTTTLQQDYFGLNTIAEDVGATSYQLTYGDWVKVLRGAGLIIDDLIEPRPELGTPNGYNETDPPDWAHRWPAELLWVTHKP
- a CDS encoding GNAT family N-acetyltransferase, with amino-acid sequence MGPITDSAPITLRPASGELRSSVEQLAQLYRHDISEFLGHLPAADGRFGFSSLPLFFDEPGREALLIQYGTTPGGFILTRTTLEGETSISAFFVVRALRRRGVGRQAALHLLRSRPGAWAIAFQEANAGAARFWRGIATAAVGSAWHEETRPVPPPTPENLPDDHWIFLNTGA
- a CDS encoding DUF3662 domain-containing protein gives rise to the protein MSNVENALEKWTDPLWERVLPGQRDQPEVLAELRQTCDDNTIIVDRECILAPNTYTLELPPDSHRRLAPYKAQVQRQLDAQVCRHAAEQGYTFPGPVSVHIHAASDGAVEQFRLSSGVDPT